One window of Cohnella hashimotonis genomic DNA carries:
- a CDS encoding response regulator transcription factor has translation MNAAQILIADDDREIADLIAIYLLNEGYRVLKAADGRQALSLIRSESVQLVILDVMMPEMDGLEVCRAVRADDAVPILMLSAKAEDMDKIMGLMTGADDYMVKPFNPLELVARVKSLLRRTFGLNARLRHNREEDDIQIQSLRINKKTHTVMAEDKHINLTSTEFDILHLLASHPGQVFSAESIFEAVWKDKYLESNNTVMVHISNLRDKLEHALDGAKPIQTVWGVGYKIEP, from the coding sequence ATGAACGCCGCTCAGATTCTGATCGCAGACGACGACCGGGAGATCGCGGACCTGATCGCCATCTATCTGCTGAACGAAGGCTACCGCGTGCTGAAGGCGGCGGACGGCCGCCAGGCCCTGTCGCTGATCCGGTCGGAATCGGTCCAGCTCGTCATCCTCGACGTGATGATGCCCGAGATGGACGGGCTCGAGGTGTGCCGCGCGGTGCGCGCCGACGATGCGGTGCCGATCTTGATGCTTAGCGCCAAGGCAGAGGATATGGACAAGATCATGGGGCTGATGACCGGTGCGGACGATTATATGGTCAAGCCGTTCAACCCGCTGGAGCTCGTCGCCCGGGTCAAGTCGCTGCTTCGCCGTACGTTCGGACTGAACGCCAGGCTGCGGCACAACCGCGAGGAGGACGACATCCAGATTCAGTCGCTGCGGATTAACAAGAAGACGCACACCGTCATGGCGGAGGACAAGCATATTAACCTGACCTCGACGGAGTTCGATATTTTGCATTTGCTGGCGAGCCATCCCGGGCAGGTGTTCAGCGCCGAGTCGATCTTCGAGGCGGTATGGAAGGACAAGTATCTGGAATCGAACAACACCGTCATGGTGCACATCAGCAACCTGCGGGACAAGCTGGAGCACGCGCTGGACGGCGCCAAGCCGATCCAGACGGTGTGGGGAGTTGGTTATAAAATTGAACCCTAA
- a CDS encoding Gfo/Idh/MocA family protein, whose translation MKKLKVGIIGVGEIAQIIHLPILQSLPELYEIVALCDISQRLLNVMGEKYGVKNLYANAADMLDRTAMDAVFVLNNMEYHTECAIAALQRNIHVFVEKPMCVTEAEARDIIQARDASQAQVMVGYMRRFAPAYLRALEEVRELGPINYARVRDMIGPNAYFTGQSGTHVYRFDDIPAEAARDRKERNARLMKEAIGEASGEEYAAYGLLLGLNSHDISAMREMLGMPLRVKAAASRQGGRFKNAILEYDGYDVMFETGVDGQGRFDAHIEVFGEQRSILVQYDTPYLRQLPTTLRIRDTIGHALQETVIRPTYKDAYTCELEHFYEVAANGLSPKTTPEDYVQDLAIIKMIMDAVRRGA comes from the coding sequence ATGAAGAAACTGAAAGTCGGAATTATCGGCGTGGGCGAGATCGCGCAAATCATTCATTTGCCGATTCTGCAATCGCTGCCGGAGCTCTACGAGATCGTCGCCTTGTGCGACATCTCTCAGCGGCTGTTGAACGTAATGGGGGAGAAGTACGGCGTCAAAAACTTATATGCAAACGCTGCGGATATGCTCGACCGGACCGCCATGGACGCTGTATTCGTGCTGAATAACATGGAGTACCACACCGAATGCGCGATTGCGGCGCTCCAAAGAAATATTCATGTATTCGTAGAAAAGCCGATGTGCGTGACTGAAGCGGAGGCCCGCGACATTATTCAGGCCCGCGACGCTTCGCAAGCGCAGGTGATGGTCGGCTACATGCGCAGATTCGCGCCGGCTTACCTGCGTGCGCTGGAGGAAGTGCGGGAGCTTGGGCCGATCAACTATGCGCGGGTCCGCGACATGATCGGGCCCAACGCGTACTTTACCGGCCAGTCCGGCACCCATGTGTACCGGTTCGACGATATCCCGGCCGAAGCGGCTAGGGACCGCAAGGAGCGAAACGCAAGATTGATGAAGGAAGCGATCGGCGAAGCCTCCGGCGAAGAATACGCCGCTTACGGTCTGCTGCTTGGTTTAAACAGCCACGATATATCCGCGATGCGGGAGATGCTCGGCATGCCCCTGCGCGTGAAGGCGGCCGCGTCCCGGCAAGGCGGCAGATTCAAAAACGCCATTCTGGAATACGACGGCTACGATGTCATGTTCGAGACCGGCGTCGACGGGCAGGGACGTTTCGATGCCCATATCGAGGTGTTCGGCGAGCAAAGATCGATTCTCGTTCAGTACGATACGCCCTACCTGCGTCAATTGCCGACGACGCTTCGGATCCGGGATACGATCGGGCATGCGCTGCAAGAGACGGTCATTCGTCCGACCTATAAGGACGCGTATACATGCGAGCTGGAACATTTCTATGAGGTGGCGGCCAACGGTTTGTCTCCCAAGACGACGCCGGAGGACTATGTACAGGATCTGGCGATTATCAAAATGATCATGGATGCGGTCAGGCGGGGGGCGTAG
- a CDS encoding sensor histidine kinase has translation MNPNPLLGLRFKLLILVAFSLGFAGGTAMLLYVLAVQFDITILNALAWWFYERFGRSITLALAILGLFIVYLFVFSHGTIRYLLRITQGVGEIAEGKFDSRIPVRTGDELGVLADRINRMSEQLKRAIEEERRTERAKTELVTNVSHDLRTPLTSIVGYLGLIEQDRYRDEVELRHYTGIAYDKALRLQGLISDLFEYTRTSAGLPLRLSPLNLVEMLGQLAVQFRLQFEQAGVEGVTMLAEKELIVSADGDKLVRVFENLVDNAIRYSKEGGRIEIKARREGTEAVAEIVNYGEPLPASAIPLLFDRFYRMEQSRSRHTGGSGLGLAIAKNIVELHGGKIAVRSSEAGTVFQVRLPLAT, from the coding sequence TTGAACCCTAATCCGCTGCTCGGCCTGCGATTTAAGCTGCTGATCCTGGTCGCGTTCAGTCTCGGGTTCGCGGGCGGTACTGCGATGCTGTTGTACGTCCTTGCCGTCCAATTCGATATTACGATTCTGAATGCGCTGGCATGGTGGTTTTACGAACGCTTTGGCAGGTCGATCACGCTCGCGCTCGCGATTCTCGGGCTGTTTATCGTCTATTTGTTCGTCTTCAGCCATGGCACCATCCGTTATCTGCTGCGGATCACGCAAGGGGTGGGCGAGATCGCCGAAGGAAAATTCGACAGCCGCATCCCCGTCCGGACGGGCGACGAGCTCGGCGTACTGGCGGATCGCATCAATCGCATGAGCGAGCAGCTTAAACGCGCTATCGAGGAAGAGCGGCGGACGGAGCGTGCCAAGACGGAACTCGTCACGAACGTCTCCCACGATCTTCGCACGCCGCTTACCTCGATCGTCGGCTATTTGGGACTGATCGAGCAGGACCGCTATCGCGACGAGGTCGAGCTGCGCCATTACACGGGCATCGCGTACGACAAGGCGCTCCGGCTGCAAGGATTGATCAGCGACCTGTTCGAATATACTCGCACGAGCGCCGGGCTGCCGCTTCGGCTCTCCCCGCTCAATCTGGTCGAGATGCTGGGGCAGCTGGCCGTCCAGTTCCGGCTTCAATTCGAGCAGGCGGGCGTCGAAGGCGTAACGATGCTCGCGGAGAAGGAGCTGATCGTGTCGGCGGACGGCGACAAGCTGGTGCGTGTGTTCGAAAATCTCGTCGACAACGCCATTCGGTACAGCAAGGAAGGCGGTAGAATCGAAATCAAGGCGCGGCGAGAAGGGACGGAGGCGGTGGCGGAGATCGTGAATTACGGCGAGCCCCTGCCGGCCTCGGCGATCCCGCTGCTGTTCGACCGATTCTACCGGATGGAGCAATCCCGTTCTCGACATACCGGCGGATCGGGCCTCGGGCTTGCCATCGCCAAAAATATCGTCGAGCTGCACGGCGGCAAGATCGCGGTCAGGAGCAGCGAGGCGGGCACGGTGTTCCAGGTGCGGCTGCCGCTCGCGACATAG